TCCGTTGCTATCGTCGAACAAGAACGCATTAACTTTCCGTCAACTTCTACAATACAAGTGTCACATGTTTGAATAGGATCTACTTCTGGCACGTAACAAATTTGCGGATGTTCAATCCCGTTCTCATTAATAACACCCAATATCGTTGAACCGGGCTCCGCTGTATACTTTTTTCCGTCAATTGTAATATGAACCATGTTGTTATTCATGGTCTTTCCCCCTTTTTGAGAATAAAAAAACTCCACCACGAAAATATACGCACCACATTTCGGCACGTTATTATCATGGTGGAGTAGTTTATTAGCACATCTTGCTAAAATACCAATCCATTTATTCATAAATAAAACGATAGAGTCATAACAGGTCATATCACGATTCCATCTTTAACACTATAATTATAGCGTTACAGTTAAAAATATACAATATAAAATTTAAACTACGCATATGTCAGCTTGTAACTATCCATAATAACCCATATAAAGTGAAACTTTAATCAGTGGGGGGTTTTCTTCATCCCCCACTGATTATCAGCCCTCACCAATCGGGATAAAACATAACAAGGAGTAAGCGAACAAATGGGGTCTTTTAATAAATGGATTCGTGGTGAAAAATCTCTTTCTACCCAAGAGCAAGCTGATTACGCATTAAATAAATCTATCTCTTCTTCCCTTTCCCTTAATTTAAAGCACTTGTCCAAACTGTTTAGCGGTATTCCAGAATTAATAACACGCACTTTTCCATTAAAAAACGGACAGGAAGCTGCACTCATATATATGGAAGGACTTGTAGACAAAACTGTTATTAACGTAAACATTCTTCGTCCTCTCTTATTTAAAGAGTGGAATGAAGACGATTTTTGGAAAGCCTCTGTTTCTATCGGAAATATTAAAAAAGTTCAACAGTGGGCAGACATTGAACAATCTCTTTTACACGGCAAAAGTATTTTATTTATAAACGGACAACTATCCGCTTTAGAGCTCGATACGCAAGCGGCACCAAAAAGGAGTATTGAAGAACCTACAACAGAGAGCTCCATAAAAAGCTCACACGAAGGATTTAATGAAGTAGCGAGCGACAGCCTTGCACTTATTCGTCGATATATTCCAAATCGCGAACTGAAAGTGAAGGAATTCACTGTTGGTGAACGAGCTACTTCAAAGGTTTTTTTGCTTTATCTAGCAGATGTTGCGAACGAAAATGTCGTAAAAGAAATGGCATCCCGTATCGAGTCAGTAAAAGTTGATGCGATTCTTACTACTGGTGAATTAGAGGGGTTTGTTGAAGATAATTCATTTACTCTCTTTCCGCAATTATCAATAACTGAACGCCCCGACACAACAGCACATCATATTCTTGATGGGCGAATTGCCGTTGTTGTAGATCGCTCACCAGGCGTATTAATAGGACCTATGACCTTTTCATCCTTTTTTCAGACGATAGATGATTACAGCTTCAGACCTATGATTCCATCTTTTATACGACTCCTTCGTTTCACTGGGCTATTTATTGCAATATTTGCTCCTGCTCTTTATATTGCTATGATTTCCTTCCATTATGAAGTGATTCCGCTCAAATTGTTGTTAACGATTGGAGAATCTCGAGCCAAAATTCCTTTTCCTCCCATATTAGAAGCTTTATTAATGGAATTAGTTCTCGAAATGCTCCGAGAAGCAGCGATTCGGCTTCCTGGACCTGTTGGGCAAACAATCGGCGTCGTAGGAGGAATTGTAATTGGACAAGCTGCCGTTCAAGCTGGGATTGTTAGTAACGTTATGGTTATCGTCGTATCAATTACTGCGGTTGCCTCCTTCATTATTCCTAACTTAGAAATGTCAGCAGGAATTCGGCTTCTTCGATTCCCAATGATGATAGCCGCCTCTTTATTTGGCGTCATTGGAATTATGGTTGGGATGGCGATCATTATTATTCATATACTTTCTATGGAATCTCTCGGTGTTCCTTATGGTAGTCCTTTTTCTCCGTTATTTGCTTCGGATTTAAAAGATACCCTTGTACGTTTCCCATGGAAAATTATGAAGAAACGGCCACTATCTCTACAATTAAAACAAGATAACCGGCAAAGAGATGTTGAGGAAAAGGAGGATAATAAGTGACAAAACGTGCAAAGAGGGAGATTAGTTTATTTCAATACATTTTAACGATTAGTGGTGTTCAAGTAGGATTCGGTGTCCTTACACTTCCGCGTGAAGTTGCACAAGGGGCAAATACAGATGGCTGGATGTCTATTATTATTGGATGTGCTCTCACTACTTTAGTCAGTTTATGTATTGTGAAAATTATGGAAAAGCATCCTGAATATACTTTACTCGATGTGCTAACTCGTTATCTTGGGAAGTGGCTAGGAAGAGTAGGAATGATTTTTTGGATTTTATATGCTGTCCTTGCAGCTATTTCCTTAATTTTTTCCCTCTTATACGTTATTCACATTTGGATTTTACCTAGAACTCCAATGTTTTTAATTATGATTTTACTATCTATTCCAATGTTAATGCTAGCATGTAAAGGCGTTCTTATTATAAGTCGCTATGCTGTTTTCACTGTATTTTTCACACTATGGATGCCTTTTCTATTGTTTATTCCGCTTAAAGATGGGCATTGGATTTATCTTCTTCCTCTTCTTAAAGAAGGCTGGATACCAGTTTTAAACACAGTAAAATCAACTATCATTGCGTTTCTCGGATTTGAGTTTGCATTTGTCCTTTATCCTTATCTCAGTAATAAATCATCTGCAAAAAAAGGAATTGTTCTTGCGAATTTGATTACGCTATTTATTTATCTTCAAGTCACCTTTGTCTCTTTTGTTTATTTTAGTCCAGATGGTATAACAAAGTTTTTATGGCCGACTCTTTCTCTTGTTACACCGTTTCACTTCTCATTTCTTGAGCGATTTGAAATTATCTTTTTGTCATTTTATCTCTTTATTATTTTTGATTCCTGTATTCCTTATATTTTCACTGCTTCAGATGGAATTAATCAATTTCTTAACAAAAAAGGCAGTTCATTACCTATTTATGTTTTATTATTCGGGTGTATTTTCATCTTATTCTTTTATATCCCTTCTTCTTATCAGATAAGTGCGTTGCGGGAATTTTGGGGAACTGCTAGTTATTTTATCGTTTTTCTATTCCCAGTCGTATTTCTCTTATACATGACACTTTATCAGCATTGGAAAAGGAGAAGAGTTTAAATGAGGCGCTTTATTCATTTCACTATACTTTACTTTCTCATAACCTTTTTAACAGGCTGTGGAGATCGACTCGACTTAGAAAAACAATCGATTTCATTAATTTACGGCTTTGACGCAAAAGCAAAAGGAAAATTAATTGTGTACCACGTGAATCCTATTTTTAATGAAGACGTAGAAAAAAAGTACGAAACACATGAAGCGAAAGTACGTACACCTCGAGAAGCAAAAGCAACGTTTAATAGTTCAAGTGGCGGTTTAGT
This DNA window, taken from Bacillus cereus ATCC 14579, encodes the following:
- a CDS encoding endospore germination permease, which produces MTKRAKREISLFQYILTISGVQVGFGVLTLPREVAQGANTDGWMSIIIGCALTTLVSLCIVKIMEKHPEYTLLDVLTRYLGKWLGRVGMIFWILYAVLAAISLIFSLLYVIHIWILPRTPMFLIMILLSIPMLMLACKGVLIISRYAVFTVFFTLWMPFLLFIPLKDGHWIYLLPLLKEGWIPVLNTVKSTIIAFLGFEFAFVLYPYLSNKSSAKKGIVLANLITLFIYLQVTFVSFVYFSPDGITKFLWPTLSLVTPFHFSFLERFEIIFLSFYLFIIFDSCIPYIFTASDGINQFLNKKGSSLPIYVLLFGCIFILFFYIPSSYQISALREFWGTASYFIVFLFPVVFLLYMTLYQHWKRRRV
- a CDS encoding spore germination protein, with amino-acid sequence MGSFNKWIRGEKSLSTQEQADYALNKSISSSLSLNLKHLSKLFSGIPELITRTFPLKNGQEAALIYMEGLVDKTVINVNILRPLLFKEWNEDDFWKASVSIGNIKKVQQWADIEQSLLHGKSILFINGQLSALELDTQAAPKRSIEEPTTESSIKSSHEGFNEVASDSLALIRRYIPNRELKVKEFTVGERATSKVFLLYLADVANENVVKEMASRIESVKVDAILTTGELEGFVEDNSFTLFPQLSITERPDTTAHHILDGRIAVVVDRSPGVLIGPMTFSSFFQTIDDYSFRPMIPSFIRLLRFTGLFIAIFAPALYIAMISFHYEVIPLKLLLTIGESRAKIPFPPILEALLMELVLEMLREAAIRLPGPVGQTIGVVGGIVIGQAAVQAGIVSNVMVIVVSITAVASFIIPNLEMSAGIRLLRFPMMIAASLFGVIGIMVGMAIIIIHILSMESLGVPYGSPFSPLFASDLKDTLVRFPWKIMKKRPLSLQLKQDNRQRDVEEKEDNK